A stretch of Pseudoclavibacter chungangensis DNA encodes these proteins:
- a CDS encoding type II toxin-antitoxin system death-on-curing family toxin: MTEFLTVEQVIALHDREKVCALLNRGYLESAVGQPAATWGGTYLYPTLLQQAGVLLFGICKAHAFEDANKRTAWLACVAFLDLNGVELVDVPQAEVEQLMVDVADNGYDADQVTAWLIDRV, translated from the coding sequence TCGCGCTGCACGACCGAGAGAAGGTCTGCGCGCTGTTGAATCGCGGCTATCTCGAAAGCGCAGTCGGACAGCCCGCGGCAACGTGGGGTGGAACATATCTCTACCCCACGTTGCTCCAGCAGGCAGGCGTTCTGTTGTTCGGCATCTGCAAGGCTCATGCGTTCGAGGACGCGAACAAGCGAACCGCGTGGCTCGCGTGTGTCGCATTCCTTGACCTCAACGGGGTCGAACTGGTGGACGTTCCTCAGGCCGAGGTTGAGCAGTTGATGGTGGACGTGGCCGACAACGGCTACGACGCCGATCAGGTCACTGCCTGGCTCATCGATCGAGTGTGA